Proteins from one Methanobacterium sp. Maddingley MBC34 genomic window:
- a CDS encoding putative Fe-S oxidoreductase: MENRFYKWADHEKGVIKGHEMNKRVLPYYDDAWRIINALTYPQAKNNIPYPKMAYIYPTYQCSLYCKNCIYKDHIKESQKNDTLDMDLELFKTILADLSSLGVMNVELCGGGEPLEHSNINELIEVVLEFRRNKGMNFGILTNGQNISRLDENTVKLLLECFAYIRLSFSEKASYNRRVREEYFNNLTQLLEYKKKNKKKNNKLMAIVGSKLLLTSKNKDELMETVSELLDLGVEHLKVKSIRSQEDEPSFEDLIEVGEELRSLKSEKSANDILQVDLGKTVYPEGFKCWINPLSVTIDPYGGIYICYNFHNDPENMMIGKYNRKNSLADFWGKIEHVEKIRNINTKLVCESDTSCNCRYADYQKTMEELFRERKSSKSKDASGENNISPESKRINKFL, encoded by the coding sequence CTGGAGGATAATAAATGCACTAACATATCCACAAGCTAAAAATAATATCCCTTATCCGAAGATGGCATACATTTACCCTACTTATCAGTGCAGTCTTTATTGCAAAAACTGTATTTACAAAGATCACATAAAAGAATCCCAGAAAAATGACACTTTAGATATGGATCTGGAGTTATTTAAGACTATATTGGCAGATTTATCAAGTCTGGGGGTAATGAATGTGGAATTATGTGGGGGTGGGGAACCACTGGAACACAGCAATATCAATGAGTTAATAGAAGTGGTTTTGGAATTTAGAAGAAATAAAGGAATGAATTTCGGTATTTTAACCAACGGACAAAATATATCCAGATTAGATGAAAACACCGTAAAACTACTTCTGGAATGTTTCGCCTACATCCGCTTAAGCTTCTCAGAGAAAGCGAGTTACAATAGAAGAGTAAGGGAGGAATATTTCAATAATCTTACTCAACTCCTTGAATACAAGAAGAAAAATAAGAAGAAAAATAACAAACTAATGGCCATAGTAGGTTCTAAATTACTTTTAACTTCTAAAAATAAAGATGAATTAATGGAAACCGTTTCGGAACTTTTAGATCTTGGCGTGGAACACCTTAAGGTAAAATCCATCCGTAGCCAGGAAGATGAACCCTCTTTTGAAGATTTAATTGAAGTGGGAGAAGAATTACGTTCATTAAAATCTGAAAAATCAGCAAATGATATTTTACAAGTTGACCTGGGAAAAACTGTTTATCCTGAGGGATTCAAATGCTGGATTAACCCATTATCGGTTACAATAGACCCGTATGGGGGAATTTACATCTGCTACAATTTCCATAATGACCCTGAAAATATGATGATTGGCAAGTACAATAGAAAGAATAGTCTAGCTGATTTTTGGGGTAAAATTGAGCATGTTGAGAAAATCAGGAATATAAACACTAAACTGGTCTGTGAATCAGATACTTCCTGTAATTGCAGATATGCTGATTATCAGAAGACAATGGAAGAACTATTTAGAGAAAGGAAATCTTCCAAATCTAAGGATGCCAGTGGTGAAAATAACATTTCACCAGAGTCGAAACGGATTAATAAGTTTCTTTAA
- a CDS encoding MtN3/saliva family (PFAM: MtN3/saliva family) — protein sequence MINISIETIGLLASLTAIIMFISPIAQIQSIRKIKKSDEVSPALYIAMVVNCSLWTIYGAGIENWYILTPNAIGAVLGILTLTVIYRYR from the coding sequence ATGATAAACATATCAATAGAAACCATCGGCCTCCTGGCCAGCCTAACTGCCATCATAATGTTCATAAGTCCCATCGCCCAGATCCAGAGCATCAGAAAAATCAAAAAGTCTGATGAGGTTTCACCCGCACTCTATATAGCCATGGTGGTGAACTGTTCACTCTGGACCATCTACGGGGCTGGGATAGAAAACTGGTACATTTTAACACCCAACGCCATAGGTGCTGTACTGGGAATACTAACCCTGACTGTAATCTACCGTTATCGTTAG